The genomic stretch TAGATCGATTTCGTCAGCTCGCGGGGGTCGGCGGATTTCTTGACGAGTAGATCGCGGAGGCGCTGGCAACCGAAGGGTTCGCCATCCCACCCCGTCGCCTCAACCAGACCGTCGGTATAGAGCAGAAGGCAGTCCTCGGATTCCAGCCGGAAGTCTGCAGTTCGGTAGGGCGTGTCGCCAAACAGGCCGACCGGTCGGTCGAGCGATACCAACTCTTCGATCTCTCCTGACGAGCGGCGCAGCAGAACGGGTGGATGGGCCGCAGAGCAGTAGGCGGCGTTTCCGTCGGAGTCCAACGTCATCAGGAACAGCGTGGCATAAAGGCTGCTGCATTCGGGTTTCAGGCAGTCGTGCAACGCCTGGTTTAGATCGGATACCCACGGGCCAATCTTGTTGCGCCTCGGCAAGGTGTCGATCAGTACCCGCAGCACGGCCGAGGCGAGTCCAGCGCGAACACCGTGTCCGGCCATGTCTGCGATCCAGATAAGAAACCTTCCGTCATCCAGCATCTCCCACCCAAACAGGTCACCGCTGAGATGACAATAGGATTCAAGCACCGAAGAGATGGACGCCGGCGATCCTTGCGGCAGTTGTCGCGGAAGAAGCCGACACTGCAATTCATGCGCGAGTCGTAGCTTCAAATCCATCCCAGGAAACAGGTGGGGACGATAGTAAAAGCTGACGGAATGTTCAGACTCTTCGAAGAGCTCCTCGCGTCGACCCTCAGCGCCCCAGTTCTGGCTAGGATTGTCGAGTTCGGAGAGGGTCCGCTCTAGCAGCTCACCCAGGGCTGTGTCACCAACCTGATAGGAAAGATCAAACAGTTCGTCAAAGTTCTCGAGTAAGCGCAGCATTCAGTCACCCCACGAAGGCATTCGAGTGCGGCGTATCCGCTCTTTCAAGGACTCCGGCATGGGTTCGTGCTCACCGGACCTGGCGTCGTAAGCGAGATAGACCGCTGCCGCCGCGAGCTCCAGTTCATTCACGTCAAATGCGTCTTGCTGCACGATGGCCTGCTTGAGTTCGTATGAGTCGTCGTGTGATAGGCCCTCGGTTGCGCGGGCTGTCAACAAGTCCAAGAGATGGTCCTTCTGATGCACTCTAGAGTCCTCCACCGGACTCAGCATCCGCCTTCTGCATGGCTTCCCGAACCTTCAGTAGTCCGCGACGCAGATGGGTCTTGACGGTGCCAAGAGGAATCTGGAGTGCGTCGGCGATACTCTGGTGCGTGTGACCCTCGTATACAGCGAGTCTGATCACTTGCTGCTGCTCGGGTTTGAGGGTGCGAATCAATTCTGCGGCCCGAGCGGCGTCGTCCATGACGGCAACGTCCGGGGGCAGATCCGGATGCTCGAACTCTGCCACGGCCGAGAGGTCGTCCATCTGTGGTTGTCGTTGGGACTTACGCAGTCGATCAATCAGCCGCCGTCTGGCTAACATCGCAACGAACGTCGTCTCGGATGCCTTGCTGCTGTCGTAACGAGAGGCGCTCGACCACAGTTCGATGAAGATCTCCTGAACGGCGTCCTCGGCATCCACATGGCTAGACGTGAATCGTCGAGCCAGCGACCACACGAGGTTACCGAATTGGTTCAGGCACGCGTCGATAGCTGCGTGATCTCCCGCGGCCACTCGGGCCAGCAGTGATGGATTCGATTCGCTCAAGTCTGGAGTAGTTTCGACGCCAGCGGCACCGCATCGTCGACGCTGGCCGAGTAGCCGTCGGCGCCAACGCTACGCCATAGTTCTGCGATTCTGTCGAAGGGAGCTCCGCCTACAAGAATCTTTACGTTTCGCTCATTGAACCGGCGAATCTCCGAAATGGTGCTTTGCATCGGTCTCAGATGAGCGTCCAGTGCCGCCGAGAGCAATACGACATCGATATCGAATAGCTGAACACTGCGTGCGATCTCGACCGCCGGAACATCGGGTCCAAGATTGATCACGCGCCAACCCGCCATCTCGAAGAAATCGGCGACGGCAAAAATGCCGATGTCGTGAACGTTGCCCGCGACACACCCCAGCAAGATCGCCTTGTCATTCTTTTCCGACGTTCGGCCCCGCTCGCACAGCAAGGTCATGGCCTGGCGACAGGTCGTCGTGATGAGGTGCTCTTCCGCGATGAGCAGTTCGCCTGCGTGCCACATGCGCCCGGTCTCCCGCAGGGCCGGGATCAACACCGTCAGATAGGCGTCCCTGATGGAAATCCCGTCATCGACCTGCTTGAGCACGCCCTCGATGGCTTCGCGAGGCCGTCCTTCGAGGATTGTTTCGAGATAAGAGAGAGCGAGGTTTCCGGGCCCTTCGGAATCGGTGCCACTTGCCTGCATGACCGCCGGCTTGGCGATCGTTGTGATCGCCTGATCTACCGTGGGGATCACAAGCTCCGCCGAGTCTTCGGGAAGTCTTTCTGCGAGGATGTCACGAAGCGCCGTAAGTGCGGCCTGCAGATCGTCGACGGGAGATTGACGCGAAATGAATGCGTCACGGCTCCATACCATGCTCGCTTCGAACAGCTTAGGTTCGCGTATGGCCACCGCACCCGATAGGTCGAGCAGCCAACGCAGCAGTTGGTCTTTCCAGGCCGAGAAACCATCTGGCTCGTAGCGCTTCTCGATTTCCGGTAGACGTTGGAGCAGCAGACCTGCTGATAGTCCGGCATACCCGGGTGAACTCTTCTCCAGCAATTGCGCGACAAATTGATCGTTTGTTGGCATGGGTGACCCTCTCCTGGACCAAGGCGCCGATATTCGTAGAATGCCGGAAAACCTAACCGATTGTAGCACCGGCATCTGCGAGATTACATTTGCCGTTCGCGATGCCCCGCAACATGCCGGCGAAGATTCTTCTGTGTAATGGGTAGATGCCGTACCAGTAGGCCTGTCCCGCCAGACCGACCGGGTCGAATACCGCGCTTTGATGGATGACCGAACCTTCCGCGGTTTCTTCGACCTGAAATTCCAGCCACGCTCTTCCCGGAAGTTTCATTTCCGCGACCAAGCGTAACCGGCGGTTAGGTTCGTAGGCTTCGACGCGCCAGAAATCTATAGCGTCGCCGACGATAAGTTTCTCGGGGTCCCGGCGTCCGCGGCGTAGTCCAACGCCGCCCACGAGAAGGTCGATCCAACCGCGAATCCGCCACAGGGCGTTCGCGTAGTACCAACCGGTTTCGCCGCCGATCCGCCGGATCGGGTCGAAGGCCTCACGCGCGGAGATTGTTAGCTGAACCTCGCGCTTGTCGACTAGACGCGTTCCGAATTTTGCGCCGCCCCACGAGGGTGGCGAGCCGCCTGCCGAGACCGCATCGGACCACCGCGTCGCGCTAAAGCGGGACTCCTCGTTCCTCAACGCGCGTCGGATGGCCTCCGCCATACCGACGGGGCGCCGGCCGAAAACGTGCAGTGCCTCGTCGTTGCGCACGACCGTGGCATTGCGAATACTCTTCACCAGCTTTCTACCCACCCGAGCGTAGACAGGCGTCGTCAGTCCCAGCCACAAACTCGATAGGTACGGAGTCAACAATGGCACGGGGATCATCAGTCGGCGGAGGCCCCGCTGCCGTGCATACTCCCGCATGATATCGGCATACGAGACCTGGTCCTCTCCGCCGATCTCGAATACGCGATTATCCGACTCGGGCAACTTCATGGACGCGATCAGGTACGTGACGACATCCTCGATGTGGATCGGCTGCGCCTTCATTCGTACCCAGTTGGGGCAGACCATGACGGGGAGTCGTTCGACGAGCGCTCGGATCAACTCGTAGGAGAGACTCCCGGAACCGAGAATGATCGACGCCCGCAGCTCGATAACGGGGATTCCTGTCGAGCGAAGCACGTCGCCGGTCTCGTGGCGGCTCTTGAGATGGCGTGACAGCTCTTCGGACGAATCACCGAGACCACCGAGATAGACGATCCGTTTCACGCCGGCTTCCCGAGCGGCCCGCGAGAAGTTCAACGCCGCGCGGCGATCCTGCTCCGCGAAATCCTTCTCGGATCCCATCGAGTGAACCAGATAGAACGCACAGTCGACACCGCGCAACAGCGGCCCAAGCGTCGATGCGTCCAGACAGTCACCCTTGATGATTGTCGTTGTCTTACCGACCCTATCGGAGAGGAAAGTGGGGCGCCTCGCAAGGCAGCGCACTGGGTAGTTCGCTGCCTCCAGTGCTTCGAGTAGTCGGCTGCCGACGTAGCCCGTAGCGCCGGCCAGAGCGATGACCGGTTTTTGCATTTTCTCGCCCATGCTACTTACCCTCTGGAAACAAAATGGCTCCCGCTCCATTCGATGGGGGCCGAGTGGAGCGGGAGCCGATACGGGCAAAACACCCGAATTAGTTCGGCATGATCACGGAGTCGATCACATGGATCACACCGTTGGTTGCGTTGACATCCGCCGCGACGATTGTCGCGCCGTCGATCATCAGGTTGCCCTTCTGCATCGAGAGGCGGGCACTGCCACCTTCGAGGGTCTCGACGAGACCCGGCTTCACATCGGCGCTGAGGACCTTGCCGGCCACCACGTGGTAGGTCAGGATCGCGGTCAGCTTGTCCTTGTTCTCGGGAAGAAGCAGGGACTCGACAGTTCCTTTGGGCAACTTGGCGAACGCTTCATCGGACGGTGCGAAGACCGTGAACGGGCCGTCGGACTTGAGGGCGTCGACCAGGCCGGCTGCGGTCACGGCCGCGACCAACGTATTGAAGGTCCCGGCCTCGGCGGCCGTATCCACAATGTCATGCGCGGTGCCGCAGCTGCCGGCCAGCGCCGCGCTGCCGAAGGAACCCAGGGCCAGGACCAGAAGGCTTGCGACCAGGTAATTCAAGGACCGTTTCGTGTTGCTCATCGTTAACTCCTCAGTTTGGTTTTTCGGTGTCGAGTCCCATTCGCGGGCTCGATAGGGGATTCGTCGGGACCGAGCCGGTGGATTCAAAAAAAGAAAAATTGCGTCGAAGTGAATCCAGGGCCTGCGGTCCGGCGAAAGCCCCTCTAGCCGCCCTCGGGTTGGACGGCTTTATACGAGAGGAATGACCATGAAACAGTTTGCAAGAATCGCAATGATTGCCCTGGTGTTTGGAGTGGCACTGCCGGCCAGCGCAGGCGGCTACTACGTGGACGTGTTCGTGGGTCCCAGCAAGACCGACGACACGGCCTTCGGCGTTCTGGGGACCAGCGAGATCGAGACCGACTTCGATAGCGGCATGAACATGGGCGTGAGCTTCGGTTACACCTTTGATAACGCGTGGCGTGTCGAGGGCGAGCTGATGAACCGTGAAGGCGACGTCGACACCCACGACCTGGACATGGGTGGCGCCATCGCCGGCTCGTCCGGCGAGGCGAAAGCGACCTCGATCTTCGCCAACGTCTTCTACGACTTTGAAACCAGCACTCGTGTCACGCCGTACGTCGGTGCGGGTCTTGGCAACGTCAATGTTGACTA from Acidobacteriota bacterium encodes the following:
- a CDS encoding serine/threonine-protein phosphatase; protein product: MLRLLENFDELFDLSYQVGDTALGELLERTLSELDNPSQNWGAEGRREELFEESEHSVSFYYRPHLFPGMDLKLRLAHELQCRLLPRQLPQGSPASISSVLESYCHLSGDLFGWEMLDDGRFLIWIADMAGHGVRAGLASAVLRVLIDTLPRRNKIGPWVSDLNQALHDCLKPECSSLYATLFLMTLDSDGNAAYCSAAHPPVLLRRSSGEIEELVSLDRPVGLFGDTPYRTADFRLESEDCLLLYTDGLVEATGWDGEPFGCQRLRDLLVKKSADPRELTKSIYREITRRQDIDKLEDDVTFLALKL
- a CDS encoding RNA polymerase sigma factor; the encoded protein is MSESNPSLLARVAAGDHAAIDACLNQFGNLVWSLARRFTSSHVDAEDAVQEIFIELWSSASRYDSSKASETTFVAMLARRRLIDRLRKSQRQPQMDDLSAVAEFEHPDLPPDVAVMDDAARAAELIRTLKPEQQQVIRLAVYEGHTHQSIADALQIPLGTVKTHLRRGLLKVREAMQKADAESGGGL
- a CDS encoding cobalamin-dependent protein (Presence of a B(12) (cobalamin)-binding domain implies dependence on cobalamin itself, in one of its several forms, or in some unusual lineages, dependence on a cobalamin-like analog.); the protein is MPTNDQFVAQLLEKSSPGYAGLSAGLLLQRLPEIEKRYEPDGFSAWKDQLLRWLLDLSGAVAIREPKLFEASMVWSRDAFISRQSPVDDLQAALTALRDILAERLPEDSAELVIPTVDQAITTIAKPAVMQASGTDSEGPGNLALSYLETILEGRPREAIEGVLKQVDDGISIRDAYLTVLIPALRETGRMWHAGELLIAEEHLITTTCRQAMTLLCERGRTSEKNDKAILLGCVAGNVHDIGIFAVADFFEMAGWRVINLGPDVPAVEIARSVQLFDIDVVLLSAALDAHLRPMQSTISEIRRFNERNVKILVGGAPFDRIAELWRSVGADGYSASVDDAVPLASKLLQT
- a CDS encoding SDR family oxidoreductase; this translates as MQKPVIALAGATGYVGSRLLEALEAANYPVRCLARRPTFLSDRVGKTTTIIKGDCLDASTLGPLLRGVDCAFYLVHSMGSEKDFAEQDRRAALNFSRAAREAGVKRIVYLGGLGDSSEELSRHLKSRHETGDVLRSTGIPVIELRASIILGSGSLSYELIRALVERLPVMVCPNWVRMKAQPIHIEDVVTYLIASMKLPESDNRVFEIGGEDQVSYADIMREYARQRGLRRLMIPVPLLTPYLSSLWLGLTTPVYARVGRKLVKSIRNATVVRNDEALHVFGRRPVGMAEAIRRALRNEESRFSATRWSDAVSAGGSPPSWGGAKFGTRLVDKREVQLTISAREAFDPIRRIGGETGWYYANALWRIRGWIDLLVGGVGLRRGRRDPEKLIVGDAIDFWRVEAYEPNRRLRLVAEMKLPGRAWLEFQVEETAEGSVIHQSAVFDPVGLAGQAYWYGIYPLHRRIFAGMLRGIANGKCNLADAGATIG
- a CDS encoding fasciclin domain-containing protein, whose translation is MSNTKRSLNYLVASLLVLALGSFGSAALAGSCGTAHDIVDTAAEAGTFNTLVAAVTAAGLVDALKSDGPFTVFAPSDEAFAKLPKGTVESLLLPENKDKLTAILTYHVVAGKVLSADVKPGLVETLEGGSARLSMQKGNLMIDGATIVAADVNATNGVIHVIDSVIMPN
- a CDS encoding porin family protein → MKQFARIAMIALVFGVALPASAGGYYVDVFVGPSKTDDTAFGVLGTSEIETDFDSGMNMGVSFGYTFDNAWRVEGELMNREGDVDTHDLDMGGAIAGSSGEAKATSIFANVFYDFETSTRVTPYVGAGLGNVNVDYINFAVPGLDAMDDDDSVIGYQIVAGLAVKINDRWDFRTDFRLFEAQGADLTSSVATGSTMSDVDYSSVDMTAGVRIRF